A region of the Scylla paramamosain isolate STU-SP2022 chromosome 24, ASM3559412v1, whole genome shotgun sequence genome:
ATCATGGatgttgttcagtgcctcaaaaactcaattcctccaattCAATTCCTATGGTGAGGCCATaggatgacagattaacaagatttctacatcattaatgggagaaacattcttgacaaCCCTGCTCATCATCTATGTGAGGTTTGAGAAAgttgtggtgagggagcaaacCGTTTGTGAAtactggcctgtgtgtgtggcaaacACTCTGCCACAACAGAAAATATTGATAAGTTAAGTCTGGCTTGCTTGAAGTAGGAAGTATTTGCTTGAAGCTTGATGTGCATTAGAGAAAAGAGCTtgcttaaaagagagagaaagagaaacaggggggaggaaatggaagcaTCTGCATTTGATTTCAAGTATTACAGTTCCTAATAATTGTGGCACCACTGTGAATTACTGGCCATTAAATTTGCTTGGGTTAGATAAAAattgcattaattttttttgaggATCAGTATttcagaatgaatgaataacaaacaCATTTTATATGTGCAATAAAGAGGGATTAATGACAGCtttagatattctctctctctctctctctctctctctctctctctctctctctctctctctctctctctctctctctctctctctctctctgtgtctaccATTCACTCAGTTACCCCTCTGCATTGATACACACCCCCAGACCACCTCCTCGCACCTCCCATCAGTACATCACCACTGCACTCAAGCTCCACTGCTCTCAGCGCCTCACCACCAGACGCTGCAAGGGccctattctgaaacgccttgctctcttgccatgactattttccaaggccacagagatgatcagccgggttctcaagagtgtttatcatgttattaatgtggaattcttgttaatatgccactagaaccataaatacacccttagaaacctgtgtaacatcaactagagagcttttttttaatgtagtggaggtgcagtgcagAAGCGTTTGAGAATTTTGAGTCTTATGATCCAACCAGACCAACATTTCAGATACACGCATCACTGTAACCTTCCTTATCTCAGTCATTGAGTTAATGTGGCCAGGCCACATGCTGCTTCTGTCTCCAAGAACACACCTACTCATTTCACTGATATAAACAACCTTTTCAAAGTCCCTCAGAGCCTCTTCCATTTCTAACAACAACCAATATTTAATGggctcctaaacacacacacacacacacacacacacacacacacacacacacacacacacacacacacacacacacacacacacacacacacacacacctgcaagaaTTTGTCTTACCCTTAGCCAGTACTCATCTTATACATATAAACAGCAAAGTGAATGAGTGTTGTGGGCATAGCATTGCACCACTGCCAGCATAAGTTACTAAAGCTGTGACGCACCTCACATGCCTTGCCTGTCACCTTGCCTGTGGTCtggggaggggtggggtggggtgttacgtcgctggtggtggtggtggtggtggttactggAGGAGGCTTGGTGAGGGCtggggtgggtggagggtggctcaggctgggggtgggggtggcatcatcatcatcagctgtgACACGGCTGGGAGAgtacctgcaagagagagagagagagagagagagagagagagagagagagagagagagagagagagagagagagagagagagagagagagagagagagagagagagttacaatgtTTAGAATCGAGTCAGTCACGCcagccagcctctctctctctctctctctctctctctctctctctctctctctctctcattcattcattttccttgtatttctctaaattttatttcttctttatctttcttcctttccttctatttctttcctttcatcttcttttccttccttccttccttatcgtttcttatcttccttcctttcttcaatcttttcttccttccttccttcatttaattaattcacacacacacacacacacacacacacacagggaattctggagagagagagagagagagagagagagagagagagagagagagagagagagagagagagagagagagagagagagagagagagagagagagagagagagagagaagaggggggtgCGGTGTTTGTAGGAGGTAATATAATGGTAAGTTATAGTTTTACCTCCaaaccattcctcctcctcctcctcctttcttctttatcgtgGAATATCTCTTTATCTTACCATTattctcattcttgttcttttctcctcttcctcttcctccccccctctctctctctctttcaaacaaacaaacaaacaaacacgtctttttctttccctccttttaacTCCCCAAAACTTTCATTCTCCCATTTCCATCTCTTGAAATTTCCCCATTCTCAGCCCATTAACAGCCAAAACACCCCCATTACCACCCATTAACACATGCAGAGCTCCAGTGACACCCTCTCCCACCCTATTCCCACCCCCATAAACAAACTTACCATCCCcttcacccccaaacaccccaaaaaacacaccattcACTCGCTCATCACCCCTTGCCTTACTTACCCAAAGACTTGGCATCCAgggtgttgggggagggggagcgggcTGGGGGGGAGAGACTCGCTGTTCCTCCCCCTTGTGGAACCCAGTGGAGGTCATCAAATACTGCCGCAGGGGGAGAGTACCCATAGCCCTTGCcctgggggagatggggagattagtGTGGGGACGAAATGGGGAGGTTGGGGGAAAGAAGGGTGTAGTGAGACTGGAAGGTAGGTTATGATGGAAATGGGGGAATCagggcagcagatggggaggtTAAGGTGGGGAGATTAGTCTGGGGAGGTTAggagaaggaaactgaagggAAAATGTGTGCTTAGTTTAAGGTGTGAgatgaggagatggggagattaaTTTGAGGGTGTGGGGAAATGGAAggttaggggagagagggaaatggggaGGTGTGACgtttggaaagggagaaaaatagggaGATTAGTAAGAGGAGATGGGAAGATTCATTTTGGGGAGATtgtgggaggtgggggagggtagtggtggtaatagaatTGGGAGATGGGAAAATTTGTTTAACAGAATATGGaggtggggagatggggagatcaGACTGGTGGGGAGATAGGAAGATTGTGTTCGGTTTTAGTGTAACTGGAAAGGTTAATTATATGGGTCTTGTATTTTGGGGGAGGTTAATTCAGGCAGGAGATGGGGAGGTTAGTTTGGGGAGTCTGTTAAgggcagtgtttgtttgtgtcattGGGGAGATTACCTAAGACGATTATATTGGAATTCATTACATcaatatattacaaaaaaaaaaaaaaaaaatggggagatTAGTTTGGGGAGatttgggagaggggaggttaaAATAACAGCGTTGTACACCTGTGGGGAAAATAGACGGGAATGGCGCGCGGGGAGTAGCGTGGGGAGCGGCTGGGGGGTGAGCGGCCCCGCTCCGGGGAGGCACGGCGGTCTGGGGGTGATGAGCGGCGCCCCGGGGGGCTCCAGCGGTCGCGGGGTGGGgcagtgtagtggtggtggtggtggtgctggtagcaTGGACTGCGCCACCCTGTGgggctggcgcggcgccccccaTCGGGGCTCCACGGGGGGCTGCGGGAGAAGGGAGGACTGATGCTGCTGTGGTACTGCACCACGGGGCTGTGGTACTGGCAGTGGTCTGGGGGCGGGGAGCCCTCGGGGGGTGTGGCAGCCGCCACATCCTGAGTAGCCATCTGGCCTGGCGGTGAAGCAGGGAAGCCGCCAGCATGTGGGGGGCGCTCTGGGGTGTGTGGGCCGTGGCAGTGGTCTGGGGGCGAGGAGCCCTCGGGGGTGTGGCGGCTGCCACGCCCTGAGGCCGCCACACACTGAGTAGCCATCTGGCCTGGCGGTGAAGCAGGGAAGAGGCCAGCATGTGGGGGGCGCTCTAGGGTGTGCGGGCTGTGGTGGTAGGGGCGGGCTGGGCTGCCAGAGTactataataatattaataataataataataataataataataataataataataataataataataataataataataatattgctactactactattactactactactactgctactactactattattattatcgttattttattaagtttggaaaaaaacaaatgagagagagagagagagagagagagagagagagagagagagagagagagagagagagagagagagagagagagagagagagagagagagagagagcgcgcgctAACGGTTTTTTCCCACGGGAATGGTCGCATGATGCCTTTCTTGCCCGGAAAGCGTCTCTGACTGAAGATGCAATCTATAAATTTATCAGATATAGGATATTTCTGATTTCATGAtaagaaatgttggaaaatgtaCACCTAAAATGAAACTTCATTTATAATTCTACCACAATTAATAAGAAAGTTAcagattttttgtttatttatgcatatttttttaagtgtcacTGACACATTACCTTTATTCCAttaatattaatactactactactacttctacttctactactactactactactactactaatactactactactaatattgctaatactactattactactactattactactactactactactactactactgcctggCGGCTGACCATACGTATGTACATACATCGAAGGCGTAAGGTCCCGGCCGGCGTGGATTGATGTGTCATGAGCAGGGTGAAGGCCGCAGGAAGCCAAGGCCTGGAAAGTGTTAGCGCGAATCAAGGCGGTGCTGAGGTCCCTGGCCGGCGGCGCGGAATCGTGTGTCATGAGCAGGGTGAAGGCCGCGGCGCCACGCCACCACGGCCCGCGGCGGCCTGATCATGATGACAATAATGTGACCACACCTGTTCACGGGCGGGCGGCGTGCCTCTCCCGGCggcggggggagagagagagagagagagagagagagagagagagagagagagagagagagagagagagagagagagagagagagagagagagagagaaatatgtaataataataataataataataataataataataataataataataataataataataataataatatctaaaacatttctctctctctctctctctctctctctctctctctctctctctctctctctctctctctcctagtggTAATTTAAAAGATTTCTTAAATGAATTGGAGAATATTATTGTTTGTATCTGGTCCTAAGTGAACTACATTCAACATTCAATGAATATTGAATTGATCCATGTGGTCAACTGGCTGGAATCCAATAAATTATCTcttaacataaacaaaactcactatatggtggtgtggctggtggtgggtggggtggggcggggctcgGGGGCCGGGGGATGCAGGACGGGGggctcgtcgtcgtcgtcgctgtCATGTCCCCCGGGGACACCGGCGCCCCTCCGATGGGGGGCACCTCCCGGGGCGGCGAGGCTGGTAGGGACTCCTCCCTGTGGGCAGGCGTGGGGCAGGGCAAGGGGACGGATAAGGGGGGCAGTGGGGCAGCTGccatgggaggaagggggaccGGGGGCTTGGGTCTTGGCAGGGGGTCCTTCTTGGGCCTGGGGATGGGGGATGGcggggtgatggtgaaggtgacgGGCGGCA
Encoded here:
- the LOC135112893 gene encoding uncharacterized protein LOC135112893 isoform X1, whose product is MTHDSAPPARDLSTALIRANTFQALASCGLHPAHDTSIHAGRDLTPSIPARPYHHSPHTLERPPHAGLFPASPPGQMATQCVAASGRGSRHTPEGSSPPDHCHGPHTPERPPHAGGFPASPPGQMATQDVAAATPPEGSPPPDHCQYHSPVVQYHSSISPPFSRSPPWSPDGGRRASPTGWRSPCYQHHHHHHYTAPPRDRWSPPGRRSSPPDRRASPERGRSPPSRSPRYSPRAIPVYFPHRARAMGTLPLRQYLMTSTGFHKGEEQRVSPPQPAPPPPTPWMPSLWNSLCVCVCVCVCELIK
- the LOC135112893 gene encoding uncharacterized protein LOC135112893 isoform X3: MTHDSAPPARDLSTALIRANTFQALASCGLHPAHDTSIHAGRDLTPSMYYSGSPARPYHHSPHTLERPPHAGLFPASPPGQMATQCVAASGRGSRHTPEGSSPPDHCHGPHTPERPPHAGGFPASPPGQMATQDVAAATPPEGSPPPDHCQYHSPVVQYHSSISPPFSRSPPWSPDGGRRASPTGWRSPCYQHHHHHHYTAPPRDRWSPPGRRSSPPDRRASPERGRSPPSRSPRYSPRAIPVYFPHRARAMGTLPLRQYLMTSTGFHKGEEQRVSPPQPAPPPPTPWMPSLWIPDCWM
- the LOC135112893 gene encoding uncharacterized protein LOC135112893 isoform X2, coding for MTHDSAPPARDLSTALIRANTFQALASCGLHPAHDTSIHAGRDLTPSMYYSGSPARPYHHSPHTLERPPHAGLFPASPPGQMATQCVAASGRGSRHTPEGSSPPDHCHGPHTPERPPHAGGFPASPPGQMATQDVAAATPPEGSPPPDHCQYHSPVVQYHSSISPPFSRSPPWSPDGGRRASPTGWRSPCYQHHHHHHYTAPPRDRWSPPGRRSSPPDRRASPERGRSPPSRSPRYSPRAIPVYFPHRARAMGTLPLRQYLMTSTGFHKGEEQRVSPPQPAPPPPTPWMPSLWVLSQPCHS